A window of Candidatus Acidiferrales bacterium genomic DNA:
GAGCACGATCCTCTGGTCGCGCGGCAGGTCATTCAACCGGCGCTCCACTTGGCCGAGAGGAATATTCCTCGCGCCGCGAATATGCCCGGCGCGAAAGGCGTCCGGTTCGCGCACGTCCACGAAGAGAACCTCGCCACCCAGGAAAGCTCGGTACGCTTCCTCGAGCCTGATGGCCGGCGCCTCGGGTTGT
This region includes:
- a CDS encoding rhodanese-like domain-containing protein; its protein translation is QPEAPAIRLEEAYRAFLGGEVLFVDVREPDAFRAGHIRGARNIPLGQVERRLNDLPRDQRIVLYDDDPGGGDACAASRSASRLFLSRGYSPSLVRVYRDGFTRWREAGYPTEQ